The window GCCGGCAGAGAATCGGTTTTAAAGGATTTCCAGGGATTAGCCTTTATCGCCGGCGCAAACGGCATGATGATAGGAGGATATCTGACTGTAAAAGGAAGGTCTCCTGAAGAAGACCTTGCCATGATATCGGAGATAAGAAAGTTATGGAATGGATAGATGCTTACCTGGATGAACGAAAAAAGCAGCATCTGCTGCGGACACTCAAACCTCTGCGGCCTGCCGGGCCGGGCCGGGTATATATAAATGACGTAGAATATCTGAATTTTTCCTCCAACGACTATCTCGGCCTTGCCGGACATCCACGACTTATCGAAGAGAGTCAAAAGGCGATCAATGGATTCGGAACGAGTTCGTCTGCTTCAAGGCTCATGAGCGGCGATCTTTCCATCCACCATCAGCTTGAAGAGATGACAGCCGATTTTATCGGCAAGGAAAAGGCTATTTTGTTTGGAAGCGGTTATCTGGCAAATATCGGCCTTATATCGGCCTTATGTGACAGAAAGGATGTTATATTCTCTGACCGTCTTAACCACGCAAGTATCGTGGACGGAGTCCTCCTTTCCGGCGCGCGTTTTTTCCGTTTTCAACATAACGATGTTAACCACCTTGAAACATTGATGAAAAGGGAAAGAAAAGGATTTAAAAAAGCGTTCATCATTACAGAGTCTCTGTTCAGCATGGACGGAGACGTGGCGCCGCTAAAAGAGATCGTGGAATTAAAGGAAAGGTATGACGCTCTTTGTATGATAGATGAGGCCCATGCTGTCGGCGTTATCGGAGAAAAAGGAACAGGTGTTGCCGAAAAATACGGATTAACAGACAAGATAGATATTATTGTAGGAACTTTTGGAAAGGCGCTTGGCAGCTATGGCGCGTATGCCGCGGCATCAGCGGGACTGATCGATTATTGTATCAACAGGGCAAGAAGCTTCATATATTCAACAGCGCTTCCCCCTTCTGTAATCGGCGCAAGTATAGGGGGAATAAAGATGGTGGTGGAAGAACCGGCTCGGAGATCCGTCCTGCTGGAAAAGACCAAATATTTCAGATCTCTCCTAAAAGAAAACCGCCTTAATGTCATGGGGAACGCCCAGATCGTGCCTGTGCTTGCGGGTGAAAATTACGATGCATTGAATATCTCAAACA of the Anaerolineae bacterium genome contains:
- the bioF gene encoding 8-amino-7-oxononanoate synthase, whose amino-acid sequence is MEWIDAYLDERKKQHLLRTLKPLRPAGPGRVYINDVEYLNFSSNDYLGLAGHPRLIEESQKAINGFGTSSSASRLMSGDLSIHHQLEEMTADFIGKEKAILFGSGYLANIGLISALCDRKDVIFSDRLNHASIVDGVLLSGARFFRFQHNDVNHLETLMKRERKGFKKAFIITESLFSMDGDVAPLKEIVELKERYDALCMIDEAHAVGVIGEKGTGVAEKYGLTDKIDIIVGTFGKALGSYGAYAAASAGLIDYCINRARSFIYSTALPPSVIGASIGGIKMVVEEPARRSVLLEKTKYFRSLLKENRLNVMGNAQIVPVLAGENYDALNISNRLYENDIFALAVRPPTVPEGKARVRFSITFNHSKDDLKKAADVLKYAFKQIPISKQGA